From the genome of Penaeus monodon isolate SGIC_2016 chromosome 16, NSTDA_Pmon_1, whole genome shotgun sequence, one region includes:
- the LOC119582747 gene encoding myosin heavy chain, muscle-like, translating into MPGHIVKSTGPDPDPTEFLFISAEQRMLDQTKPYDPKKSCWVPDDKEGFAEGLIQGAKGDKLVSVQLKSGEVKDFKKETVVQVNPPKYEKCEDVSNLTFLNDASVLYNLKSRYQAKLIYTYSGLFCIAINPYKRYPIYTNRVVKIYQGKRRNEVPPHLFAISEGAYMDIIQSGTNQSIRITLMILTQIGESGIGKTENTKKVLSYFANVGAT; encoded by the exons ATGCCTGGTCATATCGTGAAAAGCACGGGTCCCGACCCCGACCCCACCGAGTTCCTGTTCATCTCGGCTGAACAGCGAATGCTAGACCAGACCAAGCCTTATGATCCCAAGAAGTCTTGCTGGGTCCCTGACGATAAGGAGGGCTTCGCCGAGGGCTTGATCCAGGGCGCCAAGGGTGACAAACTAGTCAGCGTCCAGCTGAAGAGCGGTGAGGTCAAGGACTTCAAGAAGGAAACTGTGGTTCAGGTCAACCCTCCCAAGTACGAAAAGTGCGAAGATGTGTCCAACTTGACCTTCCTCAATGATGCTTCTGTCCTGTACAACTTGAAGAGCCGTTACCAGGCCAAGCTCATCTACACCTACTCTGGCCTCTTCTGCATCGCCATCAACCCCTACAAGCGTTACCCCATCTACACCAACCGTGTCGTCAAGATCTACCAGGGCAAGAGGCGTAATGAGGTGCCTCCCCATCTCTTCGCCATTTCTGAAGGCGCCTACATGGATATAATTCAGT ccGGCACGAACCAGTCGATACGTATTAC TCTCATGATTCTCACTCAAATCGGTGAGTCTGGTATTGGCAAGACTGAGAACACGAAGAAAGTGCTGTCCTACTTCGCCAACGTCGGCGCCACGtga